From Hydractinia symbiolongicarpus strain clone_291-10 chromosome 12, HSymV2.1, whole genome shotgun sequence, one genomic window encodes:
- the LOC130622728 gene encoding uncharacterized protein LOC130622728 isoform X1 yields MDQLFTWRNEDSNPEKILKVELLITRANSVHCDPFFTQDEPNSNLDVYSMTSVDGQLTYTRTVNLSLGVYHFLYKITTVEEAWLETIHSKYKTVLGSGRPVNYIEVGDASPKSTNSFSDCINIPDEYSPLLSSKKECNPEATVVQRKGWCCCSR; encoded by the exons ATGGACCAACTTTTCACTTGGCGAAACGAAGATTCAAATCCCGAAAAAATCCTAAAAGTTGAACTATTGATCACAAGAGCGAATTCCGTTCATTGTGATCCGTTCTTTACTCAGGATGAACCGAATTCTAATCTAGATGTTTACTCTATGACGTCAGTAGACGGACAATTGACTTATACGAGAACTGTGAACTTATCATTAGGTGTTTAtcactttttatacaaaatcACCACCGTGGAGGAGGCGTGGTTGGAAACCATACACAGTAAATACAAAACTGTATTAGGATCAGGCCGACCAGTGAATTATATCGAAGTTGGTGACGCTTCACCGAAGAGTACGAATTCTTTTTCGGATT GTATAAATATTCCTGACGAATATTCTCCGTTATTATCTTCAAAAAAAGAATGTAATCCCGAAGCAACCGTGGTCCAACGTAAAGGATGGTGTTGTTGTTCCAGATGA
- the LOC130622728 gene encoding bis(5'-nucleosyl)-tetraphosphatase [asymmetrical]-like isoform X2: protein MAEKAASMVTKRAAGFVIYQNISGSFQYLLLQTSYGRNHWTPPKGHVDPGESDLQTAYRETLEESGITKDDLAIHENVKFELNYHVKGGIPKTSVYWLAKLINPEAVVKLSNEHIAFKWSGLKEACSLADFADFQDMLHKCEKYLCENN from the coding sequence tatgGTAACAAAAAGAGCTGCTGGATTTGTGATCTATCAAAATATTTCAGGCTCCTTTCAATATTTACTACTACAAACATCATATGGCAGAAACCATTGGACCCCTCCAAAAGGACATGTAGATCCTGGAGAAAGTGACCTACAAACTGCGTATAGAGAAACACTTGAAGAATCTGGAATAACTAAAGATGACTTGGCTATTCATGAAAATGTAAAATTCGAGTTGAATTACCACGTAAAAGGTGGTATACCGAAAACTTCTGTGTATTGGTTAGCCAAATTAATAAATCCTGAAGCAGTTGTTAAGTTGTCTAATGAACACATTGCTTTTAAATGGTCAGGCTTGAAAGAAGCTTGTAGTTTGGCTGATTTTGCTGATTTTCAAGATATGTTGcacaaatgtgaaaaatatcttTGTGAAAATAATTAG